One Enterococcus silesiacus genomic window carries:
- a CDS encoding phosphate ABC transporter substrate-binding protein has product MLRFLILIGYTMLMMFLQVSGRLNQYINVHYRYLAILSMILSFVLAMVQLILWNKEADKKTSEHHRHEQEHDHGLNKPYQRGIAYILLALPLVVGFMFPTVSLDTSIVEAKGFNFPLSKESVGDPDVETQYLKPDTSIYFDKTDYEKQMKQALTQYIKDDKVTVTDENYLEVMELIYNYPSEFIGKTITYKGFAFNSSQNEETTIFVFRFGIIHCVADSGVFGLLTHMPEGQNFKNNDWVELTGTIHSGYYAPFKREIPMVDVTKVKKVEEPKNQYVYRSF; this is encoded by the coding sequence ATGCTTCGATTTTTGATTTTAATTGGTTATACGATGTTGATGATGTTTTTACAAGTATCGGGTAGACTAAACCAATATATAAATGTTCATTACCGCTATTTAGCTATTTTATCGATGATCCTTTCTTTTGTCTTGGCGATGGTTCAGTTGATTCTTTGGAATAAAGAAGCGGATAAAAAGACATCTGAACACCATCGTCATGAACAGGAGCATGATCATGGCTTAAATAAGCCGTATCAAAGAGGGATTGCCTATATTTTATTGGCTTTGCCTTTAGTTGTCGGTTTTATGTTTCCAACGGTCAGTTTGGATACTTCGATTGTTGAAGCCAAAGGGTTTAATTTTCCGCTAAGTAAAGAGTCTGTTGGTGACCCTGACGTAGAAACTCAATATTTAAAACCAGATACTAGTATTTATTTTGATAAAACTGATTATGAGAAACAAATGAAACAAGCACTAACACAATATATTAAAGATGACAAAGTGACTGTTACAGACGAAAATTATTTAGAAGTAATGGAACTGATCTATAATTATCCAAGTGAGTTTATTGGAAAAACGATTACGTATAAAGGGTTTGCTTTTAATTCTTCACAAAATGAAGAAACAACTATATTTGTTTTCCGTTTTGGGATTATTCATTGTGTGGCGGATTCTGGAGTCTTTGGATTATTGACACATATGCCTGAGGGACAGAACTTTAAAAATAATGACTGGGTGGAATTGACGGGAACGATTCATTCAGGTTATTATGCACCGTTTAAGCGAGAAATTCCGATGGTAGATGTTACGAAGGTAAAAAAAGTTGAAGAACCAAAAAATCAATATGTTTATCGTTCATTTTAA
- a CDS encoding metallohydrolase, whose protein sequence is MSQEKAFNISILASGSTGNSLFIETENKKLLIDAGLSGKKITSLLAEVDRKPEDLDAILVTHEHRDHIHGVGVLARKYKLDVYANEKTWAAMDPLIGNVAVEQKHIFDMGKVLTFGDMDIESYGVSHDAAAPQFYRFFKDNRSFVMLTDTGYCSDHLRGTIKDADAYLIESNHELEILRMGPYPWSLKQRILGDKGHLSNDDGALTMADVIGDRTKRIYLGHLSKENNTKEHARMAMESILAEKGLGVNFDFNVYDTDPDSASELFAI, encoded by the coding sequence ATGAGTCAAGAAAAAGCTTTTAATATCAGCATTCTTGCCAGCGGCAGTACAGGTAATTCCCTTTTTATTGAAACGGAGAACAAAAAGCTGCTTATAGATGCAGGATTAAGCGGGAAAAAAATTACATCATTACTGGCAGAAGTTGACCGTAAACCAGAAGATTTGGATGCTATCTTGGTGACCCATGAACATCGTGATCATATTCATGGAGTAGGCGTTCTGGCTAGAAAATATAAATTAGATGTCTATGCGAATGAAAAAACGTGGGCAGCGATGGACCCTTTGATTGGAAATGTAGCTGTTGAGCAAAAGCATATCTTTGATATGGGTAAAGTGCTGACATTTGGTGATATGGATATAGAAAGTTATGGTGTGTCTCATGATGCAGCTGCTCCTCAGTTTTATCGTTTCTTTAAAGATAACCGCTCATTTGTGATGTTGACCGATACGGGTTATTGTAGCGATCATCTTCGGGGAACGATCAAAGATGCAGATGCTTATCTGATCGAAAGTAATCATGAGTTAGAAATTTTACGAATGGGTCCTTATCCGTGGAGTTTAAAGCAACGAATTTTAGGGGATAAAGGTCATTTATCAAATGACGACGGCGCATTGACGATGGCTGATGTAATCGGAGATCGTACGAAGCGGATCTATCTAGGACATTTAAGTAAAGAAAATAACACTAAAGAGCATGCTAGAATGGCGATGGAATCAATTTTAGCTGAAAAAGGTTTAGGTGTGAATTTTGATTTTAATGTTTATGATACCGATCCTGATTCGGCATCAGAATTATTTGCGATTTGA
- a CDS encoding acetyltransferase, which translates to MIKKMENLTTKELEEILSIWLNANKEAHSFIPASYWQENLAFVREQLPQAVLYTYSQEGKILAFLGITGTYIAGIFVISEHRQQGIGKKLLNEVKSKYNTLNLSVYAKNQKALDFYLKQDFQQVAEQVDNTGELEYQLVWEK; encoded by the coding sequence ATGATAAAAAAAATGGAAAACCTAACAACTAAAGAATTAGAGGAAATCTTATCGATTTGGCTGAACGCAAATAAAGAAGCGCATTCTTTTATTCCTGCCTCCTATTGGCAAGAAAATCTTGCATTCGTAAGAGAGCAACTGCCTCAAGCGGTTCTTTACACCTATAGTCAAGAAGGGAAGATCCTTGCCTTTCTTGGTATTACTGGAACCTATATTGCTGGAATATTTGTCATCAGTGAACACCGCCAACAAGGCATTGGCAAAAAACTTTTAAATGAAGTCAAATCTAAATATAATACGTTAAACCTTTCCGTCTATGCTAAAAACCAAAAAGCTCTCGATTTCTACTTAAAACAAGACTTTCAACAAGTCGCTGAACAAGTAGATAACACTGGTGAACTAGAGTATCAATTGGTTTGGGAAAAGTAA